Proteins encoded in a region of the Podospora pseudopauciseta strain CBS 411.78 chromosome 6, whole genome shotgun sequence genome:
- the PRS4 gene encoding ribose phosphate diphosphokinase subunit prs4 (EggNog:ENOG503NU9Y; COG:E; COG:F; antiSMASH:Cluster_4): MSAEMANEIKLISGRSHPELSDKIAKRLGIEVARTISLNYSNQETSFTVGESVRDEDVFIVQSTATGDVNEGLMELLIMISACRTASARRITAVIPNFPYARQDKKDKSRAPISARLVANMLQTAGANHIVTVDLHASQIQGFFSVPVDNLYAEPSFLRYIRENFNPEDCVIVSPDAGGAKRATSIADHLNTAFALIHKERPRPNVVGRMVLVGNVEDKVAILVDDMADTCGTLVKAAAVLKENGAKSVLALVTHGILSGNAIETLNGSVLTALVVTNTVPLGDKVQRCPKLRVIDISPTVAEAIRRTHNGESVSYLFTHAPV; encoded by the exons atgtcGGCAGAAATGGCGAACGAGATAAAGCTGATCAGTGGCCGCAGCCACCCCGAGCTGAGCGACAAGATTGCGAAGCG ACTCGGCATTGAGGTGGCGAGgaccatctccctcaactACTCCAACCAGGAAACCTCCTTCACCGTCGGCGAGTCGGTCCGCGACGAGGATGTCTTCATTGTGCAGTCCACCGCTACCGGCGACGTGAACGAGGGCTTGATGGAGCTGTTGATCATGATCTCGGCCTGCAGAACTGCTAG TGCGAGGAGGATAACAGCTGTTAT TCCCAACTTTCCCTATGCTCGtcaggacaagaaggacaagTCCAGAGCTCCCATCAGCGCCAGATTGGTCGCCAACATGCTCCAGACAGCTGGCGCGAACC ACATCGTGACGGTCGACCTCCATGCTTCTCAGATCCAGGGCTTCTTCAGTGTCCCAGTCGACAACCTCTACGCCGAGCCCTCTTTCCTCCGCTACATCAGGGAAAACTTCAACCCAGAAGACTGCGTCATTGTGTCACCCGATGCCGGCGGTGCCAAGCGCGCTACCTCGATTGCCGATCACCTCAACACCGCGTTCGCTCTCATCCACAAGGAGCGCCCCAGGCCAAACGTTGTCGGTCGCATGGTCCTTGTCGGCAACGTTGAGGACAAGGTTGCCATTCTCGTTGACGACATGGCTGATACCTGCGGCACTCTGGTCAAGGCTGCCGCGGTGCTCAAGGAGAACGGCGCCAAGTCGGTGCTGGCCCTTGTTACCCACGGTATTCTGTCTGGCAATGCCATTGAGACCTTGAACGGAAGCGTCCTCACCGCCCTGGTGGTCACCAACACTGTGCCACTCGGCGACAAGGTGCAGAGGTGCCCCAAGCTTCGTGTTATCGACATCAGCCCGACCGTTGCCGAGGCCATCCGTCGTACTCACAATG GCGAATCCGTATCGTATCTTTTCACTCACGCCCCCGTCTAA
- a CDS encoding hypothetical protein (EggNog:ENOG503PTCK; COG:S; antiSMASH:Cluster_4) — protein sequence MCDNPPDSDTPFCAPENGAQLQTGNIVGVIWSPLFFATSPTSRPRQIRIQADFFPSNTPLSRLNSTLSTGTEGFTSNVLNPALGTFNWSILDSYIDDADVPSLIAVLSIAEPFTDSDGNGTVLEGNDRFPGPTVTLVRGPTRPTSTNSVNGGTINAPPSPASENTGPSPITIALPILFGFLTAITLACCMIYKRRHPSFKVGEMVTKWMGRSGRGGFGGLRSASGYGQGRSQRQRMGGGGGGLRGKDIKVVTTDIQGLRMNAVNMMAGQNQHQGRNVFREEVRRQERRDGDGGVVGV from the exons ATGTGTGACAACCCACCGGACAGCGACACACCTTTCTGCGCTCCCGAAAACGGCGCGCAACTCCAAACAGGAAATATCGTTGGAG TAATCTGGTCCCCGCTCTTCTTCgcaacctcacccacctcacgCCCGCGCCAAATCCGCATCCAAGCCgacttcttcccctccaacacccctcTGTCACGCCTAAACTCGACCCTGAGCACCGGCACAGAAGGCTTCACCTCCAACGTCCTCAACCCCGCCCTCGGCACCTTCAACTGGTCAATCCTCGATTCTTATATTGACGACGCCGATGTCCCGTCTTTGATCGCCGTCCTCTCCATCGCAGAACCTTTCACCGACTCAGACGGGAATGGCACAGTCCTCGAAGGCAACGACCGCTTCCCTGGCCCAACCGTGACTCTTGTTCGAGGGCCCACACGACCTACGAGTACTAACTCGGTCAATGGAGGGACGATCAACGCGCCGCCCTCTCCTGCGAGTGAGAATACAGGTCCAAgtcccatcaccatcgcaCTCCCGATCTTGTTTGGTTTCTTGACGGCTATCACGTTGGCGTGCTGCATGATCTACAAACGAAGACATCCATCGTTCAAGGTAGGTGAGATGGTAACAAAGTGGATGGGCAGAAGCGGTCGCGGAGGATTCGGTGGTTTGAGATCCGCTTCGGGTTACGGGCAGGGACGGAGCCAGCGGCAgcggatgggtggtggtggtggtgggttgagaGGGAAGGACATCAAAGTTGTGACGACGGATATCCAAGGGTTGAGGATGAATGCGGTGAATATGATGGCGGGCCAGAATCAGCATCAAGGGAGGAACGTGTTCAGGGAAGAGGTGCGACGGCAGGAGAGGCgcgatggggatggtggtgtggtgggtgtgtgA
- a CDS encoding hypothetical protein (antiSMASH:Cluster_4): MCERSTGGAYWCNDSDNTKTALWRELTEYAGQVFIQCMIGIRSSGQTQFDDESRIIVTDPRGQGCNLSYDTTLETRGKYTGIWPEDLEDPYRRAAQVQHTKRQLLPLISQSPEYECSSVVGRLADFGDARGGVEQRHARV; the protein is encoded by the exons ATGTGCGAACGCTCAACGGGCGGCGCGTACTGGTGCAACGACTCGGACAACACCAAAACAGCGTTGTGGAGAGAGCTGACTGAATACGCTGGTCAGGTGTTTATCCAGTGCATGATTGGCATACGTTCCTCCGGGCAGACACAGTTTGACGACGAATCTCGCATCATCGTCACCGATCCACGCGGGCAAGGGTGCAATTTGAGTTACGACACGACGCTGGAGACGCGGGGCAAATACACGGGAATCTGGCCCGAAGACCTAGAGGACCCTTACAGACGTGCCGCTCAGGTTCAGCACACCAAACGACAGCTTTTGCCACTT ATCTCTCAATCCCCGGAGTATGAATGCTCCTCTGTTGTCGGCCGTCTAGCCGACTTTGGAGATGCcagggggggggtggaacAACGCCATGCAAGAGTATAA
- the ibp1 gene encoding Cdc25 phosphatase Ibp1 (COG:D; BUSCO:EOG092658QH; antiSMASH:Cluster_4; EggNog:ENOG503P4E5) has translation MSSISIASIPRLRPSTLSTLLLDSPSPTSIAIIDVRDDDYIGGHIRGALNFPSQTLDATLPTLIRKLQDKETVIFHCALSQQRGPGAALKYLREKERLAKLEEQQKQQPQKEAEAEGEGENKKPAVEQRVYVLDRGFVGWQEAYGEDERLTEGYRKELWKDGYWM, from the coding sequence atGTCCTCCATATCCATCGCCTCCATCCCCCGCCTCCGCCCCTCAACCCtttccaccctcctcctcgactccccctcccccacctccataGCCATCATCGACGTCCGCGACGACGACTACATAGGAGGCCACATCCGCGGCGCCCTCAACTTTCCCTCCCAGACCCTCGACgccaccctcccaaccctCATCCGCAAGCTCCAAGACAAAGAAACCGTCATCTTCCACTGCGCGTTATCACAGCAGCGAGGTCCCGGTGCGGCACTCAAGTAcctgagggagaaggagaggcttgccaagctggaggagcagcaaAAACAGCAGCCACAAAAAGAGGCGGAggctgagggagaaggggaaaacAAGAAGCCAGCTGTGGAGCAGAGAGTATATGTTTTGGacagggggtttgttgggtgGCAGGAGGCctatggggaggatgagaggtTAACCGAGGGCTACAGAAAGGAGCTTTGGAAGGATGGGTATTGGATGTGA
- the TEP1 gene encoding Telomerase protein component 1 (EggNog:ENOG503NYC6; BUSCO:EOG09262341; COG:T; antiSMASH:Cluster_4) encodes MTSLLRQLVAGPRVKHQDTGLDLCYVTKKIIATSGPSQTYPQLAYRNPLDRLVSFLDARHGEEWMIWEFRAEGTGYPDEAVYGRVKHYPWPDHHPPPFCVVPVVIGGMRIWLNPATEGEDLEEVIKKRVVVVHCKAGKGRSGTMACSYLIAEEGWTVEDALRRFTDRRMRVGFGEGVSIPSQLRWVGYVDRWANRGGKVYRDGPVEILEVHVWGLRNGVKVEVEGYVEEGKKIRCFHTFTKEERVVVEGGAPGGGGLKDFMWDMYGGVKQEEGAEEGVKRGVVGDGDGRSLSRSSSKRLKEGLKKKLSVRKKDTSAASSTTSLDKLATGAAQKQKSKTIALQPEGAAAKADGDQTSLPAKTESRSQSTTSLQNAGTFSFADPSEPGGQAVIFKPAKPIRIPNSDVNISVERRNKAPGSIGLTMVTAVAHVWFNTFFEGNGPEQGGKPDDSGVFTIDWDKMDGIKGSSQRGTRACDRISVVWRTAAVSDIGEGGEAPGVVIHEPGEGSPVPEMKAADWKGDGTENPTAQKTLGLRVEDPESASVSKASSVKSQEYAIAPSNDSSEMAKVEEEDEDLKGVKVSGPAGEEVLDGVAGGDGEPPKKEKADETAKRGFIIE; translated from the exons AtgacctccctcctccggcagCTCGTCGCCGGGCCCCGCGTCAAACACCAAGACACGGGGCTGGACCTGTGCTATGTGACCAAGAAGATAATCGCGAC ATCAGGACCGAGCCAGACGTACCCCCAGCTAGCCTACCGCAACCCCCTCGACCGATTAGTTTCCTTTCTTGACGCCCGCCACGGGGAGGAGTGGATGATTTGGGAGTTTAGGGCCGAGGGGACTGGGTACCCAGACGAGGCGGTCTACGGACGGGTGAAGCATTACCCTTGGCCGGATCATCACCCCCCGCCGTTTTGTGTGGTGCCTGTGGTGAtaggggggatgaggatcTGGTTGAATCCTGCTACGGAaggggaggatttggaggaaGTTATaaagaagagggtggtggttgtgcaCTGCAAGGCTGGCAAGGGGAGGTCAGGGACGATGGCGTGTAGTTATCTTAttgcggaggagggttggacggtggaggatgcgCTGAGACGGTTTACGGAccggaggatgagggttgggtttggggagggggtgagtaTTCCTAGCCAGTTGAGGTGGGTTGGGTATGTGGATCGGTGGGCGAATAGAGGGGGGAAGGTGTATAGGGATGGGCCGGTGGAGATACTGGAGGTGCAtgtttgggggttgaggaacggggtcaaggtcgaggtggaggggtatgtggaggaggggaagaagattCGGTGTTTTCATACTTTTacgaaggaggagagggtggtggttgaggggggtgcgccggggggtggggggttgaaggattTTATGTGGGATATGTATGGGGGGgtgaagcaggaggagggggcggaggagggagtcaagaggggggtggtgggggatggtgatgggaggagTTTGTCGAGGAGTTCGTCCaagaggttgaaggaggggctgaagaagaagttaTCTGTCAGGAAAAAGGACACATCAGCGGCATCTTCGACGACTAGTCTTGACAAGTTGGCGACGGGCGCGGCgcagaagcagaagagcAAGACGATTGCTCTCCAGCCTGAGGGGGCTGCTGCAAAGGCGGATGGTGACCAGACCTCACTTCCGGCCAAGACAGAGTCACGGTCACAGTCAACAACCAGTCTACAGAATGCAGGCACCTTCTCGTTTGCTGATCCGTCAGAACCGGGCGGGCAAGCAGTCATATTTAAGCCTGCAAAACCGATCCGGATACCAAACAGCGACGTCAACATCTCGGTCGAGCGAAGAAACAAGGCACCGGGGAGCATTGGGTTAACCATGGTCACGGCTGTCGCCCATGTCTGGTTCAACACATTCTTCGAGGGCAACGGTCCCGAGCAAGGCGGTAAACCGGACGATAGCGGAGTCTTCACGATTGACTGGGACAAGATGGACGGCATCAAGGGCTCAAGTCAGCGCGGAACAAGAGCTTGCGACAGGATTTCTGTTGTTTGGAGGACTGCGGCCGTCAGCGATattggagagggtggtgaagcgCCAGGAGTAGTTATTCATGAGCCTGGAGAGGGCAGCCCTGTGCCGGAAATGAAGGCAGCGGACTGGAAGGGTGACGGAACGGAGAACCCGACTGCTCAAAAGACACTTGGGTTGCGGGTGGAGGATCCCGAGAGTGCGAGTGTTAGTAAGGCTAGCAGTGTCAAGAGCCAGGAGTATGCGATTGCACCTTCCAATGACAGTAGTGAGATGGCTAaagtggaagaggaggatgaagactTGAAGGGGGTCAAGGTTAGCGGTCCcgccggggaggaggtgctggatggggttgcgggtggagatggtgagccaccgaagaaggagaaggctgaTGAGACGGCCAAGAGGGGGTTCATCATTGAGTGA
- a CDS encoding hypothetical protein (EggNog:ENOG503P7ST; antiSMASH:Cluster_4) → MASPDGNRAKRLWVKARDTLRSIRTFQFSATDRFEEEEYVAQDFDFPTFPPPPPRQILQSPSTYRDQIRQRKFACPRGVFEDSSLYALYRLYEFFLLDDQIAYRNELEAFWRKSDPSWTVSKIPDPKVADPGFDSPGLTDLERHEHYAFLAGCTYMLVKSFNARVKLGLSRQMRSLMTPDEAEAARNVPMEERSWESVPEWAENVPALPEVLVVPTHDGEVLTGPEDMRADENFLKKGILLWAPHIYFT, encoded by the coding sequence ATGGCATCTCCCGATGGCAACAGAGCCAAAAGATTATGGGTCAAAGCTCGGGACACACTACGGAGCATACGCACTTTTCAATTCTCAGCCACCGACCGctttgaagaggaggaataTGTTGCTCAAGACTTCGACTTTCCAACCTttccacctccgcctccccgaCAGATCCTGCAATCTCCTTCCACCTACCGCGACCAAATCCGCCAGCGCAAGTTTGCCTGCCCCCGCGGTGTCTTTGAGGACTCGTCCCTCTACGCGCTATACCGACTCTATGAATTCTTCCTCTTAGACGACCAAATAGCCTACCGCAATGAGCTCGAAGCATTTTGGCGAAAGTCGGATCCTTCCTGGACTGTCTCCAAGATCCCAGACCCCAAAGTCGCCGATCCAGGATTTGACTCACCGGGTTTAACAGATCTTGAACGCCATGAACATTATGCCTTTTTGGCAGGGTGTACCTACATGCTGGTCAAGTCGTTCAACGCGCGTGTCAAGTTGGGGCTTAGCCGGCAGATGAGGTCACTCATGACCCCTGACGAGGCGGAAGCAGCTCGAAACGTGCCAATGGAAGAGAGAAGTTGGGAGAGTGTGCCAGAGTGGGCTGAGAATGTCCCGGCGTTGCCCGAGGTGCTGGTTGTTCCTACGCATGATGGAGAAGTGCTCACTGGGCCGGAGGATATGAGAGCTGATGAGAACTttttgaagaaggggatTTTGTTGTGGGCGCCGCATATTTATTTTACTTGA
- a CDS encoding hypothetical protein (antiSMASH:Cluster_4), with amino-acid sequence MRGSPVFFQSVSTTAQSSPDPTPSWAACHPSIVIITRISSEQRDIFGGSQTPTATMKLSSCLAAIPFAFSTGALAAAVPPPPPEPLPLVPEPMAIPEESVESLRAPSEDETLHPHLA; translated from the exons ATGAGGGGTTCTCCAGTCTTTTTCCAATCTGTCTCGACGACAGCTCAATCTTCACCCGATCCGACACCTTCCTGGGCGGCTTGTCACCCAAGTATCGTTATCATCACCCGCATCTCTTCAGAGCAACGCGATATTTTTGGCGGAAGCCAGacaccaacagccaccaTGAAACTATCCTCGTGCCTTGCAGCCATTCCGTTTGCGTTTAGCACGGGAGCACTTGCGGCG GCcgtgccaccaccacccccagagCCTCTACCTTTAGTGCCAGAGCCCATGGCGATACCGGAAGAATCCGTAGAGTCACTCAGAGCCCCCAGCGAAGACGAGACTTTACATCCCCACCTTGCCTAG
- the POM33 gene encoding Transmembrane nucleoporin (EggNog:ENOG503P07M; COG:U; antiSMASH:Cluster_4): protein MAPPPPADMPLPQRLQKLASTLQFAWFAGHAVLILCITRYAFSWIRFNYYGGMASFCYRSAFVAAASTYGIVVYKTWRARQKTGAKQPGGALGYLSDENVQYLLMALVWLFMPQYPLALLPYGIYSIFHVATYTRANVIPTIAPPQKLVPGAAASPNGKPQYAPHPMADAIGSFVKKYYDSSMSVVASLEIGLWARILLSALFFQRRSWILIAVYTAFLRARYAQSSHVKNSFAQLEARVDNLIGAQGTPPVARQAWDTVKGVARQFHGATDVNKYVNGAAAPKKSS, encoded by the exons ATGgctcccccgccgccggcCGACATGCCTCTTCCCCAGAGGCTGCAAAAACTGGCCTCGACCTTGCAGT TTGCTTGGTTCGCTGG TCACGCTGTTCTTATCCTCTGCATCACCAGATATGCCTTCTCATGGATACGATTTAACTACTACGGCGGCATGGCCTCGTTCTGCTATCGGTCTGCCTTCGTTGCCGCGGCTAGCACATACGGCATCGTGGTGTACAAGACATGGCGGGCTCGCCAAAAGACGGGTGCCAAGCAGCCCGGCGGTGCCTTGGGTTATCTCTCGGATGAGAACGTGCAATACCTCT TGATGGCCCTCGTCTGGCTCTTTATGCCCCAGTACCCTCTTGCGCTCCTCCCGTACGGCATCTACTCGATCTTCCACGTCGCCACATACACCCGTGCCAACGTTATCCCAACCATTGCTCCTCCCCAGAAGCTGGTTCCAGGTGCTGCCGCTTCCCCCAACGGCAAGCCCCAGTATGCGCCCCACCCCATGGCTGATGCCATCGGCAGCTTCGTCAAGAAGTACTACGATTCCTCTATGTCGGTTGTTGCCAGCCTCGAGATTGGTCTTTGGGCTCGTATCCTCCTGTCtgccctcttcttccagcGCCGTTCGTGGATCCTGATCGCTGTCTACACCGCTTTCCTTCGCGCGCGCTACGCTCAGAGCAGCCATGTCAAGAACTCGTTTGCCCAGCTTGAGGCGCGCGTTGACAACCTGATTGGCGCTCAGGGTACTCCCCCTGTGGCTCGCCAGGCTTGGGATACTGTCAAGGGTGTCGCGAGGCAGTTTCACGGCGCGACTGACGTCAACAAGTATGTCAACGGCGCTGCGGCTCCTAAGAAGTCATCTTGA
- a CDS encoding hypothetical protein (antiSMASH:Cluster_4) yields the protein MSFKIFYLIFCGIQFHVVNLLDISDHHPGGPLCRKSTQLAECCLRHPKFMTGNDVPPPTSSTPPRFPSRFRSTASGKK from the exons ATGAGTTTCAAA ATATTTTATCTGATCTTCTGCGGTATCCAGTTCCATGTGGTCAACTTGCTTGACATTTCGGACCATCATCCCGGAGGACCGTTGTGCAGGAAAAGTACACAGTTGGCCGAGTGTTGTCTCCGTCATCCAAAGTTCATGACAGGGAACGACGTACCACCGCCCACTTCCTCAACGCCTCCGAGGTTTCCAAGCCGTTTCCGGTCCACCGCCAGCGGCAAAAAGTAA
- a CDS encoding hypothetical protein (EggNog:ENOG503P3X1), whose translation MGCGGSKPAKKKGCQPGGGIQIGAPQDVTIHIPRNRLDAHGVPVRPETRDINANVLKQALERVSHYIASRGHHISVIAVGGAVNTLYLRSRQMTHDVDIFGSDFSNSARHLVDEAMHDAQRAIPGLGTDWLNTETQMWMSGRLHAEITQAARAQNVIVFQGRDRGLTILAAPWAYAFSAKINRILTGGSQARPYDLQDAVTYIHRYIQAHGNKPVPVRVALGWARQYHHEMTEDVLRNQVNPAYRRQYGGKNAFA comes from the coding sequence ATGGGCTGTGGCGGTAGCAAGCCTGCCAAAAAGAAGGGCTGCCAACCCGGGGGCGGAATCCAGATTGGCGCACCACAAGATGTGACTATTCACATTCCTCGAAACCGACTAGACGCTCATGGCGTTCCAGTTAGGCCTGAGACGAGGGATATCAACGCCAATGTCTTGAAGCAGGCCCTCGAACGCGTCTCCCACTACATTGCGAGTCGGGGACACCACATCAGTGTCATCGCTGTTGGCGGAGCTGTCAACACACTCTACCTTCGCTCGCGACAAATGACCCACGACGTCGATATCTTCGGTTCCGACTTCAGCAACAGCGCCCGCCACCTCGTCGACGAAGCGATGCATGACGCACAAAGAGCTATACCAGGCCTGGGAACAGACTGGCTTAACACTGAAACTCAGATGTGGATGTCTGGTCGACTGCACGCAGAGATCACACAGGCTGCAAGAGCTCAAAACGTGATTGTCTTTCAGGGGAGGGATAGGGGTTTGACGATCTTGGCAGCTCCATGGGCATATGCATTTTCTGCAAAGATCAATCGCATCCTGACGGGAGGCAGCCAGGCACGACCGTATGACCTCCAGGATGCTGTCACGTATATCCATCGGTACATTCAGGCGCATGGCAACAAACCTGTGCCGGTCAGGGTTGCGCTGGGATGGGCAAGACAGTATCATCATGAGATGACTGAGGATGTGTTGCGCAATCAGGTGAACCCAGCATATCGAAGACAGTATGGTGGTAAGAATGCGTTTGCCTGA
- a CDS encoding hypothetical protein (EggNog:ENOG503P5I8; antiSMASH:Cluster_4): MARQRRWPPDMLLGLFVCSIAFLCDGAATRTSSSNDVEQNSNAIHVLPQPRPQTLTRRRQDGHAQVNHMSRTSTTIAPTPTKPSQRIVSTTSTAYYTATVTSSPTPRKRNFVDISELLESIDSLQEALASATASAVSLSREFAVSINQLESSTQYLAASASSALLVAEASASKALAAAEASAAKALSAVEESAASSISEVLAVATSTIPRTSNDTYRTQVDNGDESSVSPAIVGIAVAVSVVGSSLISLLVFFFFTRRRKAKQRAQEEENEMNAALDRAIVSYIVKELPSPQGSTGQQTGQRQFWIEGKEEGDAGNSFAPSPPRPTEPTPTGPSDLHHVEELPPTPPSPQSGMIPIQAMPSPKPSTQPPPSRSSLDRVPRGMSRSRSHRSPRMAKPPPAHMRSHSQTTPSPSVMSGYFGHQPSASDASGGSTWYQPSMTPSSIAISRALSRRTASSHFMDSAEKIYGDILTSPLEKDPLEAPYQPVPEPPVNTLPKSSSEVKREDVGWPLPAKEAWL; this comes from the exons ATGGCACGCCAGAGAAGATGGCCGCCAGAtatgttgttggggttgttcgTCTGCTCAATAGCATTCCTCTGCGATGGCGCCGCCACTCGAACATCATCCTCGAACGACGTCGAACAGAACTCGAACGCAATACATGTTTTGCCACAACCTCGACCACAGACCTTGACCCGTAGACGTCAAGATGGTCACGCTCAGGTCAATCACATGTCGaggacatcaacaacaataGCACCGACACCAACGAAACCATCACAGCGGATTGTGTCAACCACATCAACAGCCTACTATACAGCCACCGTCACTTCGAGCCCGACTCCCCGAAAGCGCAACTTTGTCGACATCAGTGAGCTTCTTGAGTCAATAGACTCGCTACAAGAAGCACTCGCTTCGGCAACAGCCAGCGCAGTGTCTCTGTCACGAGAATTTGCGGTTTCCATAAACCAACTGGAATCTTCAACCCAGTATCTTGCCGCATCGGCATCGAGTGCGCTGTTGGTTGCGGAAGCATCCGCCTCGAAAGCGCTGGCGGCAGCGGAGGCTTCTGCTGCCAAGGCGCTCTCTGCCGTGGAAGAATCAGCTGCTAGTAGCATCAGCGAGGTGTTAGCAGTGGCCACCTCGACAATCCCAAGGACAAGCAATGATACCTATCGG ACACAAGTAGACAATGGAGATGAGTCCAGTGTGTCTCCAGCTATTGTCGGCATTGCTGTCGCGGTCTCGGTGGTTGGTTCGTCACTTATATCTCTGCTCgtgttctttttcttcacgCGACGTCGCAAAGCTAAGCAACGTGcgcaagaggaagaaaatGAAATGAATGCTGCCCTCGACCGAGCCATTGTTTCCTACATTGTCAAGGAGCTACCAAGCCCTCAGGGATCGACAGGTCAACAAACCGGTCAACGACAATTTTGGATTGAAGGCAAGGAGGAAGGCGATGCAGGAAACTCTTTCGCGCCAAGTCCACCCCGACCTACTGAGCCGACCCCAACAGGTCCCTCAGACTTGCACCATGTGGAAGAGCTCCCACcgacaccaccctcacctcaaTCGGGCATGATACCAATACAAGCAATGCCCTCGCCCAAGCCATCGACACAGCCCCCACCCTCACGGTCATCTTTAGACAGGGTGCCTCGGGGCATGTCACGTTCTAGATCCCACAGGTCGCCAAGGATGgcgaaaccaccaccagctcacATGCGGTCTCATTCTCAAACGACCCCTTCTCCGAGTGTGATGTCGGGTTACTTTGGTCATCAACCTTCCGCCTCCGACGCATCTGGTGGGTCAACCTGGTATCAGCCCAGCATGACGCCCTCGTCGATTGCTATCAGCAGGGCGCTCAGCCGGCGGACGGCGTCTTCTCACTTTATGGACAGCGCCGAGAAGATCTATGGTGATATTCTCACAAGTCCGTTGGAAAAGGATCCGCTGGAAGCGCCATATCAGCCGGTCCCTGAGCCGCCGGTAAATACACTTCCCAAATCCTCGTCAGAGGTGAAACGGGAGGATGTAGGGTGGCCTTTGCCGGCGAAGGAGGCATGGTTATGA